In Massilia antarctica, the following are encoded in one genomic region:
- the carA gene encoding glutamine-hydrolyzing carbamoyl-phosphate synthase small subunit, with product MKHPLSNSTGARPRATLALQDGTLFEGSAIGASGQTSGEVVFNTAMTGYQEVLTDPSYTRQIVTLTYPHIGNTGINGEDGESARVQAAGLIIRDLPLLASNFRSTQSLSDYLVQQNVVAIADIDTRKLTRLLREKGAQNGAIVVGGEPGEALALARAFPGLDGMDLARVASTSAPYAWTEGLWQLGAGCAPHPAPHLHVVAYDYGVKTNILRMLAGRGCRVTVLPAQSSAQDALALKPDGIFLSNGPGDPQACDYAIEAARTLIDSGTPVFGICLGHQIMALASGARTVKMKFGHRGANHPVQDLATGKVAITSQNHGFAVDAATLPANCRVTHVSLFDGTLQGFERLDKPAFCFQGHPEASPGPHDLAVLFDKFVTMMESRKHA from the coding sequence ATGAAGCACCCTCTCAGTAACAGCACCGGCGCACGCCCGCGCGCCACCTTGGCATTGCAGGACGGCACCTTGTTTGAAGGCAGCGCCATCGGCGCCAGCGGCCAGACCAGCGGCGAAGTCGTGTTCAATACGGCCATGACCGGCTACCAGGAAGTGTTGACCGATCCGAGCTACACGCGCCAGATCGTCACCCTGACTTACCCTCATATAGGCAACACCGGCATCAACGGCGAAGATGGCGAGTCCGCGCGCGTGCAGGCCGCCGGCCTGATTATCCGCGACCTGCCTTTGCTGGCATCGAATTTCCGCTCGACCCAAAGCCTGTCCGATTATCTGGTGCAGCAGAACGTGGTGGCGATTGCCGATATCGATACCCGCAAGCTGACCCGCCTGCTGCGCGAAAAGGGTGCCCAGAATGGCGCCATCGTGGTCGGCGGCGAGCCTGGCGAAGCGCTGGCCCTGGCGCGCGCCTTCCCCGGCCTCGATGGCATGGACCTGGCGCGCGTCGCTTCCACCAGTGCGCCCTACGCATGGACCGAAGGCCTGTGGCAGCTGGGTGCAGGCTGCGCGCCGCACCCGGCGCCGCACCTGCACGTGGTGGCCTACGACTACGGCGTGAAAACCAATATCCTGCGCATGCTGGCCGGGCGCGGCTGCCGCGTGACCGTGCTGCCGGCGCAATCGAGCGCGCAGGATGCGCTGGCACTCAAGCCGGACGGCATCTTCCTGTCGAACGGACCGGGCGACCCGCAAGCCTGCGACTACGCCATCGAGGCCGCGCGCACCCTGATCGACAGCGGCACCCCCGTGTTCGGCATCTGCCTCGGGCACCAGATCATGGCGCTGGCCTCGGGCGCGCGCACGGTCAAGATGAAGTTCGGCCACCGCGGCGCCAACCACCCGGTGCAGGATCTGGCCACCGGCAAGGTCGCCATCACCTCGCAGAACCACGGTTTCGCGGTCGATGCGGCCACCTTGCCGGCCAACTGCCGCGTCACCCACGTGTCGCTGTTCGACGGCACCTTGCAGGGCTTCGAGCGCCTTGACAAGCCGGCCTTCTGTTTCCAGGGCCACCCGGAAGCCTCACCCGGTCCGCACGACCTGGCCGTATTGTTCGACAAATTCGTTACCATGATGGAAAGCCGTAAACATGCCTAA
- a CDS encoding alpha/beta fold hydrolase gives MTTPILHFSHGNSFPAGTYRKFLDQLRPDFDIRAVDMYGHDPAYPVSDGWPKLVEHLIATLESYGQPAILVGHSLGGMLSMMAARERPDLVRCVVMLDSPVVAGWRAMLWRLVKVNQSWSDYLSPARLSRRRRTVWPSVQAAYEHFASKPVFAAWAPGVLHDYLEHGLEPHPDGVQLRFSRDVETDIYRGLPHHLGSVMDGAYPVPIGFIAGTESVELRQAGLDATRKLVGDNFADIPGGGHLFPMESPELAGRLTREMIARLLPQHRV, from the coding sequence GCGTCCGGACTTCGATATCCGCGCGGTCGACATGTACGGCCACGATCCGGCCTACCCGGTCAGCGACGGCTGGCCCAAGCTGGTCGAGCACCTGATCGCCACGCTGGAGAGCTACGGCCAGCCGGCTATCCTGGTCGGCCATTCGCTGGGCGGGATGCTGAGCATGATGGCGGCCAGGGAGCGCCCGGACCTGGTGCGCTGCGTGGTGATGCTCGATTCGCCCGTGGTGGCGGGCTGGCGCGCCATGCTGTGGCGGCTGGTGAAAGTGAACCAGAGCTGGAGCGACTATCTGTCGCCGGCCCGCCTGTCGCGCCGGCGCCGCACGGTGTGGCCAAGCGTGCAGGCGGCCTACGAGCACTTTGCCTCCAAGCCGGTGTTCGCGGCCTGGGCGCCCGGCGTGCTGCACGATTATCTGGAACATGGCCTCGAACCGCACCCGGACGGCGTGCAGCTGCGCTTCTCGCGCGATGTGGAGACCGACATTTACCGCGGCCTGCCGCATCACCTGGGCAGTGTGATGGACGGCGCCTACCCGGTGCCGATCGGCTTCATCGCCGGCACCGAATCGGTGGAGCTGCGCCAGGCGGGCCTGGACGCGACGCGCAAACTGGTGGGCGACAATTTCGCCGACATACCCGGCGGCGGCCACCTGTTTCCGATGGAGTCGCCCGAACTGGCCGGACGCCTGACGCGCGAGATGATCGCCAGGCTGCTCCCGCAGCACCGGGTTTAG
- a CDS encoding SDR family oxidoreductase, whose translation MKIDPQLKSAFVTGATGLLGNNLVRELIGRGFAVKALVRSLYKGQQQFRGLEGVELVLGDMADVSAFADQLRGCDVVFHTAAFFRDNYKGGSHWKELKRINVDGTRSLIEQAYGAGIRHFVQTSSIAVLNGEAGAPIDESCLRELDDADDYYRSKKLADQAVLHFLAGHPDMHASLVLPGWMWGPADIGPTSSGQFVNDVVLGKLPGLVPGSFSVVDARDVAQAHIAAALHGQRGERYLAAGRHMTMQQLVPLLGKIAGVKTPVRKLPLPLLYVLAAAQELYARITGRPILLGLATVRLMVKEAGRSHFNHAKSERELALKFRPLEQTVADTVAWYRSHGRF comes from the coding sequence ATGAAAATAGATCCGCAACTGAAGTCCGCCTTCGTCACCGGCGCGACTGGTCTCCTCGGCAACAACCTCGTGCGCGAGCTGATCGGGCGCGGCTTTGCCGTCAAGGCGCTGGTGCGCTCGCTGTACAAGGGCCAGCAACAATTCAGGGGACTGGAAGGCGTCGAGCTGGTGTTGGGCGACATGGCGGACGTGTCCGCCTTCGCCGATCAGCTGCGAGGATGCGATGTCGTGTTTCACACAGCAGCCTTCTTCCGCGACAACTACAAGGGCGGCAGCCACTGGAAGGAACTCAAGCGCATCAATGTCGATGGGACCCGGTCGCTCATCGAACAGGCTTACGGCGCCGGCATCCGGCATTTTGTCCAAACCTCATCGATTGCCGTGCTCAATGGCGAAGCAGGCGCACCCATCGACGAATCCTGCCTGCGCGAGCTGGACGATGCCGACGACTATTACCGCAGCAAGAAATTGGCCGATCAAGCCGTGCTGCACTTTCTGGCAGGCCACCCGGACATGCACGCCAGCCTGGTTCTGCCCGGATGGATGTGGGGACCGGCAGACATCGGTCCCACCTCGTCGGGACAATTTGTCAATGATGTGGTTCTCGGCAAATTGCCGGGGCTGGTGCCAGGCAGTTTTTCCGTGGTCGACGCGCGCGACGTGGCGCAGGCACATATCGCGGCGGCGCTGCACGGGCAACGCGGAGAACGTTACCTGGCGGCGGGCCGCCACATGACGATGCAGCAACTGGTGCCCTTGCTGGGCAAGATCGCCGGCGTCAAGACACCCGTGCGCAAGCTGCCTTTACCCCTCTTGTACGTCCTGGCGGCGGCGCAAGAACTCTATGCGCGCATCACCGGCAGGCCCATTTTGCTCGGTCTGGCCACAGTGCGCTTGATGGTCAAGGAAGCCGGACGCAGCCACTTCAACCACGCCAAGAGCGAGCGCGAACTCGCACTGAAGTTCAGGCCGCTTGAACAAACCGTGGCGGATACCGTCGCCTGGTATCGCAGCCATGGCCGGTTTTGA
- the dcd gene encoding dCTP deaminase — MSIKSDKWIRKMAAETGMIEPFEPGQVKERDGQRIVSYGTSSYGYDIRCADEFKLFTNINTTIVDPKNFDENNFVDVSGKGFCIIPPNSFALARTVEYFRIPRNVLTICLGKSTYARCGIIVNVTPFEPEWEGFVTLEFSNTTPLPAKIYANEGVAQVLFFESDEVCEVSYKDRGGKYQGQVGVTLPKA, encoded by the coding sequence ATGAGCATTAAATCCGATAAATGGATCCGCAAAATGGCCGCGGAAACGGGCATGATCGAGCCTTTCGAGCCGGGGCAGGTCAAGGAACGCGATGGCCAGCGCATCGTTTCGTACGGCACGTCGAGCTACGGTTACGACATCCGCTGCGCCGATGAATTCAAGCTGTTCACCAACATCAATACCACCATCGTCGACCCCAAGAATTTTGACGAAAACAATTTCGTCGACGTCTCGGGCAAGGGCTTTTGCATCATTCCACCCAACTCGTTCGCCTTGGCGCGCACCGTGGAGTACTTCCGCATCCCGCGCAATGTGCTGACCATCTGCCTGGGCAAATCGACCTACGCCCGCTGCGGAATTATCGTCAACGTCACCCCGTTCGAGCCGGAATGGGAAGGCTTCGTGACCTTGGAGTTTTCCAATACCACGCCGCTGCCGGCAAAGATCTATGCCAACGAAGGCGTGGCCCAGGTCCTGTTCTTCGAATCGGACGAAGTGTGCGAAGTGTCGTACAAGGACCGCGGCGGCAAATATCAGGGGCAGGTCGGGGTCACGCTTCCCAAGGCTTGA
- a CDS encoding DUF4337 domain-containing protein, translating to MSGHGFHVHGPHDHAVEHAAHGSDTFSNNIAVMTAVLATVGAMFGYQGGATQNDAALFKNNAAIEKTKAANSWNYYQAKSNKQNLAELAMVLPGVDPEKYKTDVARYKAEKDDIRKEAEALDKKADEWNHQSDTKMHQHHQWALATTAEQIAISLAAITLLTRKKWLMMGAYAVAAVGILLGVFAWLHIDPIGALLGAGAVAAH from the coding sequence ATGTCGGGACACGGATTTCACGTACACGGACCGCACGATCACGCGGTCGAACACGCAGCCCACGGCAGCGACACCTTCTCCAACAATATCGCGGTCATGACGGCGGTACTGGCCACGGTCGGCGCCATGTTCGGCTACCAGGGCGGCGCCACCCAGAACGATGCGGCGCTGTTCAAGAATAACGCCGCGATCGAAAAGACCAAGGCCGCCAACAGCTGGAACTATTATCAGGCCAAGTCGAACAAGCAGAACCTGGCAGAACTGGCGATGGTGCTGCCCGGCGTCGACCCGGAAAAATACAAGACCGACGTGGCGCGCTACAAGGCGGAGAAAGATGACATCCGCAAGGAAGCCGAGGCGCTCGACAAAAAGGCCGACGAGTGGAACCACCAGTCCGACACCAAGATGCACCAGCACCACCAGTGGGCGCTGGCCACCACGGCCGAACAGATCGCCATTTCGCTGGCGGCGATCACCCTGCTGACCCGTAAGAAGTGGCTGATGATGGGCGCCTACGCGGTCGCCGCGGTCGGCATTTTGCTCGGCGTGTTCGCCTGGCTGCACATCGATCCGATCGGCGCGCTGTTGGGCGCCGGCGCCGTCGCGGCGCACTAA
- a CDS encoding arginine/lysine/ornithine decarboxylase: protein MKFRFPIVIIDEDFRSENTSGLGIRALAEAMEKEGMEVLGVTSYGDLSQFAQQQSRASAFVLSIDDEEFGSGSIEDTDSALIALRAFVKEIRHKNSDIPIYIYGETRTSRHIPNDILRELHGFIHMFEDTPEFVARHIIREAKSYLDGLAPPFFRALVNYANDGSYSWHCPGHSGGVAFLKSPIGQMFHQFFGENMLRADVCNAVEELGQLLDHTGPVAKSERNAARIFNADHCYFVTNGTSTSNKMVWHSTVAPGDIVVVDRNCHKSILHSIIMCGAIPVFLMPTRNHLGIIGPIPLEEFTPESIARKIEANPFAREAVNKKPRILTITQSTYDGVVYNVETLREMLDGKIDTLHFDEAWLPHATFHDFYKNMHAIGKDRPRAKESMIFSTQSTHKLLAGLSQASQVLVRESETVKLDQDAFNEAYLMHTSTSPQYSIIASCDVAAAMMEAPGGTALVEESIFEALDFRRAMKKVDAEFGNDWWFQVWGPDTFSEEGIGTQDDWMIRAEDDWHGFGNLAPGFNMLDPIKATVVTPGLTLDGVFGDSGIPASIVTKYLAEHGVIIEKCGLYSFFIMFTIGITKGRWNTLVTALQQFKDDYDKNQPMWRILPEFAAANPRYEAMGLRDLCQQIHDFYKTYDVARLTTEMYLSDMIPAMKPSDAFAKMAHREIERVAIEELEGRITAILLTPYPPGIPLLIPGERFNKTIVDYLRFARDFNERFPGFETDVHGLVKREVDGKRGYFVDCVRQ from the coding sequence ATGAAATTTCGTTTCCCAATCGTCATCATCGACGAGGATTTTCGTTCCGAGAACACCTCCGGCCTCGGCATCCGCGCGCTCGCCGAGGCGATGGAAAAAGAAGGCATGGAGGTACTCGGCGTCACCAGCTACGGCGACCTGTCGCAGTTCGCGCAGCAGCAGTCGCGCGCCTCGGCCTTCGTGCTGTCGATCGATGACGAGGAATTCGGCTCCGGCTCGATCGAAGACACCGATTCGGCCCTGATCGCGCTGCGCGCCTTCGTCAAGGAAATCCGCCACAAGAACTCGGACATCCCGATCTACATCTACGGCGAAACGCGCACCTCGCGCCACATCCCGAACGACATCCTGCGCGAGCTGCACGGCTTCATCCACATGTTCGAGGACACGCCCGAATTCGTGGCGCGCCACATCATCCGCGAAGCCAAGTCCTACCTCGATGGCCTGGCGCCGCCGTTTTTCCGCGCGCTGGTCAACTACGCCAACGACGGTTCGTACTCGTGGCACTGCCCCGGGCACTCGGGCGGCGTGGCCTTCCTGAAGTCGCCGATCGGCCAGATGTTCCACCAGTTCTTTGGCGAGAACATGCTGCGCGCCGACGTCTGCAACGCCGTCGAAGAACTCGGCCAACTGCTCGACCACACCGGCCCGGTCGCCAAGTCGGAGCGCAACGCGGCGCGCATCTTCAACGCCGACCACTGCTATTTTGTGACCAACGGTACCTCGACCTCGAACAAGATGGTCTGGCACTCCACGGTCGCACCCGGCGACATCGTCGTGGTGGACCGTAATTGCCACAAGTCGATCCTGCACTCGATCATCATGTGCGGCGCGATCCCCGTGTTCCTGATGCCGACCCGGAACCACCTCGGCATCATCGGCCCGATTCCGCTCGAAGAATTCACGCCCGAATCGATCGCCCGCAAGATCGAAGCCAATCCGTTCGCGCGCGAGGCCGTCAACAAGAAGCCGCGCATCCTGACGATCACCCAGTCGACCTACGACGGCGTGGTGTACAACGTCGAGACCCTGCGCGAAATGTTGGACGGTAAGATCGACACCCTGCACTTCGACGAAGCGTGGCTGCCGCATGCGACCTTCCACGACTTCTACAAGAACATGCACGCGATCGGCAAGGACCGTCCGCGCGCCAAGGAATCGATGATCTTCTCGACCCAGTCGACCCACAAGCTGCTGGCCGGCCTGTCGCAGGCCTCGCAGGTGCTGGTGCGCGAATCGGAAACGGTCAAGCTGGACCAGGATGCCTTCAACGAGGCCTACCTGATGCACACCTCCACCTCGCCGCAGTATTCGATCATCGCCTCGTGCGACGTCGCCGCGGCCATGATGGAAGCGCCGGGCGGCACCGCGCTGGTCGAGGAATCGATTTTCGAAGCGCTCGACTTCCGCCGCGCCATGAAAAAAGTCGACGCCGAATTCGGCAACGACTGGTGGTTCCAGGTGTGGGGCCCGGACACCTTCTCGGAAGAAGGCATCGGCACCCAGGACGACTGGATGATCCGCGCCGAGGACGACTGGCACGGTTTCGGCAACCTGGCCCCGGGCTTCAACATGCTCGATCCGATCAAGGCCACCGTGGTCACCCCGGGCCTGACCCTGGACGGCGTGTTCGGCGACTCCGGCATTCCGGCGTCGATCGTCACCAAGTACCTGGCCGAACACGGCGTGATCATCGAGAAGTGCGGGCTGTACTCGTTCTTCATCATGTTCACCATCGGGATCACCAAGGGCCGCTGGAATACGCTGGTCACGGCGCTGCAGCAGTTCAAGGACGACTACGACAAGAACCAGCCGATGTGGCGCATCCTGCCGGAGTTTGCGGCGGCCAACCCGCGCTACGAAGCGATGGGCCTGCGCGACCTGTGCCAGCAGATCCACGACTTCTACAAGACTTACGACGTGGCGCGCCTGACCACCGAGATGTACCTGTCCGACATGATCCCGGCCATGAAACCGTCCGACGCCTTTGCCAAGATGGCGCACCGCGAAATCGAGCGCGTGGCCATCGAGGAGCTGGAAGGCCGCATCACGGCGATTTTGCTGACGCCTTACCCGCCGGGCATTCCGCTCTTGATCCCGGGCGAGCGCTTCAACAAGACCATCGTCGACTACCTGCGCTTCGCGCGCGACTTCAACGAGCGCTTCCCCGGCTTCGAGACCGACGTGCACGGCCTGGTCAAGCGCGAAGTCGATGGCAAGCGCGGTTATTTCGTCGATTGCGTGCGCCAGTAA
- a CDS encoding sensor domain-containing diguanylate cyclase yields MALGRHGLPAGVFVIGLALSAYGYVDRAQRSEAEQLSQLQEVAKNYTSLLRHRLDLYVSASRALAAFLSASNDVQPGEFDHYIGASRMFEKLPGISSFGYLPKVPAAQADRFEAEASLLFPRYRILNRRAGIDAYFPLLYGQHGGDPARAGRLRGFDFSAVPERRAAMREAEARDEPVATRLHMALRDASNRPVVLIFAPVRASRPGPGTATAQRDNLTGFVFSALYVNHLFLKFDDGHLARHFDLEVFQDSVAANNIVFDADQRPHALEAKSDQLLAHRAEVQFAYRTWLVYFYAKQADLGPKSRRAGAQVFAIGLLLALIASYATAAWPRYLSRKRAIVDFRERFGGFFAHHPFAVYALDSQRRFIQVNQQMAKELGVSGEALIGTTDDRFIATGQRDAAARHFDEVLAGHAVAYTTQITAANGRSSDLSIVMIPMNVADKLSHVLVFAENITDRKQAEMALYESRQMLQLILDNIPQNVFWKNIDSQYQGGNRSLLEVAGLQSIDQLLGKTDADLRWHDQAAHFHQVDREVMRSGVARMRMQATDVRSDGTECWIETSKIPLKDDKGKVVGVLAVTEDITARKYMEQELFRRANFDSLTGLPNRGYFQSQLEEAVKRAQRRHGLALMYFDIDRFKQINDTYGHDVGDQVIRMYAQRTRAMLRESDFMARLGGDEFVLIVEGMTGEQDGAVLAHKLVEAMVPAFDIGGITLQVSSSIGVAYFEAGMTPDLLLKAADQAMYDAKRAGRNCFRQAASGPQSGRADAGGYPP; encoded by the coding sequence ATGGCACTTGGCCGCCACGGGCTGCCGGCTGGTGTGTTCGTGATCGGCCTGGCGCTCTCCGCGTATGGCTACGTGGACCGCGCGCAACGCAGTGAAGCGGAACAGCTCAGCCAATTGCAGGAAGTTGCAAAGAACTACACGTCGCTGTTGCGACACCGGCTTGATCTGTACGTGAGCGCAAGCCGGGCGCTGGCGGCCTTTCTCAGCGCCTCGAACGATGTCCAGCCCGGAGAATTCGACCACTATATCGGCGCTAGCCGGATGTTCGAAAAATTGCCGGGGATTAGTTCGTTCGGCTACCTGCCCAAGGTGCCTGCCGCACAGGCCGATCGCTTCGAGGCCGAGGCGAGCCTGCTCTTTCCCCGCTACCGCATCCTGAATCGGCGCGCTGGTATCGATGCCTACTTTCCTCTGCTGTATGGCCAGCATGGCGGCGACCCGGCCCGTGCCGGCCGGCTGCGCGGCTTCGATTTTTCGGCGGTTCCCGAACGCCGGGCCGCGATGCGGGAGGCCGAGGCACGCGATGAACCGGTCGCCACCCGGCTCCACATGGCGCTGCGCGATGCGAGCAACCGTCCCGTGGTGCTGATATTCGCTCCGGTACGGGCATCCCGGCCAGGCCCCGGCACGGCCACGGCACAGCGCGACAATCTGACCGGCTTCGTATTTTCAGCGCTGTATGTGAACCACTTGTTTCTGAAGTTCGACGATGGGCACCTGGCCCGGCACTTCGACCTCGAAGTGTTCCAGGATAGCGTTGCAGCCAACAATATTGTATTCGACGCCGACCAGCGGCCGCATGCCCTGGAGGCGAAATCGGACCAACTGCTGGCGCACCGCGCCGAAGTGCAGTTCGCCTACCGCACATGGCTGGTCTATTTTTATGCGAAACAGGCCGACCTGGGACCCAAGTCCAGGCGCGCGGGAGCCCAGGTGTTCGCTATCGGACTCTTGCTTGCCTTGATCGCGAGCTATGCCACGGCGGCCTGGCCACGCTATCTGTCACGCAAGCGCGCGATTGTCGACTTCAGGGAACGGTTTGGCGGTTTTTTCGCCCACCATCCGTTCGCAGTCTATGCACTGGACTCTCAGCGCCGATTCATCCAGGTCAACCAGCAGATGGCCAAGGAACTCGGGGTGAGCGGCGAAGCGCTGATCGGCACCACGGACGACAGGTTTATCGCAACCGGGCAGCGCGACGCGGCGGCGCGGCATTTCGACGAAGTCCTTGCCGGGCATGCTGTCGCTTACACCACCCAAATCACTGCCGCCAACGGGCGCAGCTCGGACCTCTCGATCGTCATGATACCGATGAATGTGGCCGATAAGCTCAGCCATGTGCTGGTGTTCGCCGAAAATATCACCGACCGCAAACAAGCCGAAATGGCGCTCTACGAATCCAGGCAAATGTTGCAGCTCATACTAGACAATATTCCGCAAAACGTCTTCTGGAAAAACATCGACAGTCAATATCAGGGGGGTAACCGCTCATTGCTGGAGGTGGCCGGCCTGCAAAGCATCGATCAGTTGCTCGGCAAGACAGATGCGGACTTGCGCTGGCACGATCAGGCAGCGCATTTCCATCAGGTCGACCGCGAGGTGATGCGCTCAGGGGTGGCACGCATGCGCATGCAGGCCACCGACGTCCGCTCGGATGGCACGGAATGCTGGATCGAAACCAGCAAAATCCCCTTGAAAGACGACAAAGGGAAGGTGGTCGGCGTTCTTGCAGTCACCGAGGACATTACAGCACGCAAATACATGGAGCAGGAGCTGTTCCGGCGCGCGAACTTCGACAGCCTGACCGGACTGCCGAACCGGGGATACTTCCAGAGCCAGCTGGAGGAGGCGGTCAAGCGCGCGCAGCGCCGTCATGGCCTGGCGCTGATGTACTTCGACATCGACCGCTTCAAGCAGATCAACGATACCTACGGGCACGACGTGGGAGACCAGGTGATTCGCATGTATGCCCAGCGGACCCGCGCGATGCTGCGCGAGTCCGATTTCATGGCGCGGCTCGGTGGCGACGAATTCGTCCTGATCGTGGAAGGGATGACCGGGGAGCAAGATGGCGCGGTACTTGCGCACAAACTGGTCGAGGCGATGGTGCCGGCTTTCGACATCGGCGGCATCACGCTGCAAGTAAGCAGCAGTATCGGTGTCGCCTATTTTGAAGCCGGCATGACACCGGACCTGCTGCTCAAGGCGGCCGACCAGGCAATGTACGATGCCAAGCGTGCGGGCAGGAATTGCTTCCGGCAAGCTGCGAGCGGGCCGCAATCCGGGCGCGCCGACGCCGGCGGCTACCCCCCATGA
- a CDS encoding dihydrofolate reductase, translated as MTRLSLIVAMDAARGIGIDNTLPWRLPEDLAHFKRLTTGHPIIMGRKTFDSIGRPLPNRRNIVISTNPGWRHEGVERAASVQEAIALVDGGDAPAFVIGGAQIYAQTLALAQHVIVTEIAHSFACDTFFPALDPAAWTETAREPHHSASNGFDYAFVTYSKAS; from the coding sequence ATGACAAGACTCTCACTCATTGTTGCAATGGATGCCGCACGCGGAATCGGCATCGACAACACCCTGCCCTGGCGTCTGCCGGAAGATCTGGCGCACTTCAAGCGTCTGACCACGGGTCACCCGATCATCATGGGCCGCAAGACGTTCGACTCGATCGGCCGCCCGCTGCCGAACCGGCGCAACATCGTCATCAGCACCAATCCCGGCTGGCGCCACGAGGGCGTCGAACGGGCCGCCTCGGTGCAGGAAGCGATCGCGCTGGTGGACGGTGGCGATGCGCCGGCCTTCGTCATCGGCGGGGCCCAGATCTACGCGCAAACCCTGGCCCTGGCGCAGCACGTGATCGTCACCGAGATCGCGCACAGCTTCGCATGCGATACTTTTTTCCCCGCGCTCGACCCGGCCGCATGGACCGAGACCGCGCGCGAACCACACCATTCGGCCAGCAATGGCTTCGATTACGCCTTCGTCACTTATAGCAAAGCGAGTTAA
- a CDS encoding TetR/AcrR family transcriptional regulator, whose protein sequence is MNMSPSTPRKRLSREESQAQTRARLIDTAQQLFVTNGYGGTSIRDIADWAGYSQGAFYSNFASKEEVLLELLRGHMEAEAAQLSNLVDSGGRTPEQILGDLESWAATLNNDADWCTLSIELQLHANRSPTFALEYQTVWDAHRAGLGRVIGKLFATLGRTPPAEPEELAAAFMALTHGLALQRVAGRPDPSGRLILVFLRGLIASAGLPDTAPGADPQPALPA, encoded by the coding sequence ATGAACATGAGTCCAAGCACACCACGAAAGCGCCTGTCCCGCGAGGAAAGCCAGGCCCAGACACGCGCGCGTCTGATCGACACCGCGCAGCAGCTATTTGTCACGAATGGCTATGGAGGCACGTCGATCCGCGATATCGCGGATTGGGCGGGGTATTCGCAGGGGGCCTTCTACTCGAACTTTGCCAGCAAGGAGGAGGTTCTTTTGGAGTTGCTGCGGGGACATATGGAGGCCGAAGCCGCGCAACTTTCCAACCTCGTCGACAGCGGCGGACGGACGCCGGAACAGATATTGGGGGATCTGGAGTCTTGGGCCGCCACGCTCAACAACGATGCCGACTGGTGCACGCTGTCGATTGAACTGCAGCTGCATGCCAATCGTAGCCCGACCTTCGCGCTCGAGTACCAGACGGTGTGGGATGCGCACCGGGCTGGGCTCGGCCGCGTGATCGGCAAATTATTCGCCACGCTCGGACGCACGCCGCCAGCCGAACCGGAGGAGCTCGCGGCGGCCTTCATGGCGCTGACACATGGCCTCGCGCTGCAAAGAGTGGCGGGGCGGCCCGATCCGTCGGGACGCTTGATCCTGGTGTTTCTGCGCGGGCTGATCGCCAGCGCCGGCTTGCCGGACACGGCGCCTGGCGCTGATCCGCAGCCGGCGTTGCCGGCATAG